The Flexistipes sp. region GGCAACAAGTGAACCGATATAGCGGGAGGTGTATTTTCTTTCTTTTATACTTTTTATATATTCCACAAAATCCCTGATTTCAGGAGTCCATCTGTGATAATTGGCCTCGTTTATGCTTAATATTTTGCCGTGTTCAGGAATTCTGATGTTTTCATGTGAAAGGAGAAATTCACCGATGCTGGGATCAAGGGTAAATCCGTTTACACCGACACCCGTGGTGTACACAAACATAGTACTGGAGCCGTAAACTACATATCCTGAAGCTACAAGTTTATTCCCCTCCTGCAGAAAATCCTCTCTGCATCCGTTAAAACCTTCCGAAATTCTTTTGTAAATACCGAATATGGTTCCGATACTGATATTCACGTCAATATTGCTGGAACCGTCAAGAGGATCGAAGACTATGACATATTTTCCTTTCGGATATTTGTCGGGGATTTCTATAATATCTTCATCTTCTTCGGAGGCCATGGCACAGACTTTTCCCGTATGATCGAGGGCTTCAATCATTTTGCGGTTTGCATAGACATCCAGTTTCTGCTGTTCTTCTCCGTGGACATTTGTGGATTCATTTTTACCAAGGATGTTTACGAGTCCGGCTTTGTTAACTTCGCTGCTTATTATTTTTGCAGCAAAAGCTATCTGTTCCAGCAGTATGGTGAATTCACCTGTTGCTTCCGGGTGTTTTCTCTGCTCCTCAAGCAGAAACCTGCTTAAGTTTGTTACTCCTTTTTCCATCCAAACCTCCTTCAAAAAGAATTTTAATACGGTATTTTTAAAACATCTCTTTTAATATGTTTGTTGTGCTCAGTTATTAGTGTATTTTTATAAAACTTGAGTTTTTTGTACAGTATTTTCTTGTTTTTTTTCGAGTTTTGCACTTGAACCTGCTGCAAGTCTTTGTCCGCCCTGCTAAATCCAGCTTTGATGTGTTTCAGGACTTTTGAATAATTATTTTTATGAATTTTACCACCCTCTGTCCAGAAGTGGGCAGACTTAATCCCCTTCTAACATTTTGATAGGAGGGGAAGATAAAGCTCCGCGCACTTAACGCATTAAGTGCGCGGTTGGACGGGGTACTCACTCTATATTTTAATCATTTTTCAGGAAAAACATGTTTAGTTTTTATAGTCGCCGAATTCCTTTTCAATTTCTTTTTCAAGTTCCTCATGTGCTTTCTTTGCCTGGAACTGCTGCCATAACGCTCTTTCATTTTTAAAACTGCTGATAGCATTTTTCTGTACAATATCCTCCACTTTACCCGGATTCAGCACAACGAGTGTATAGTATTCGTTACATGGTGAAACCCACGTTTTTGTTGGTACGCTTCCTGAAAGTGTTTGGCTGGCAACCTGTTTTGAAACGTTTACAGCTACTCTGTCCACGGTTTCTTCATCTCCTACCCCGGTTGCCTGGGTGAAATTTTTAAACATGTTTTTTACCTTAACACTAATCGTTCTGGCTATTTCGTCTCTTGCCACTGCAATAGCTTCTGTTCTTGCAAACTGCATGCCCGCAGCACCGATATTTGCTGAACCAAGGCCGGTTATGCTTCCTTCCATACTTGGGTTAATCACCCAGCTGGGAGCACCTTCAAGGCATGAGTGTTTAAGAGGTTTCGGAGCTTTCTTGCCGCACCCTGCCGCAACAAAAGATAATATAATTAATACCATTGCTGCATATAGAACTTTTTTCATAAAACCCTCCTTATATAGTGCATTGAAAACTTTTTTTAATATAACATAAAAAATATCAATTACTAAGTGAAATTGCTTCAAAGTTTTTATTTTTTACAAGAGGCATTACCATGCCGAGTGTTGCGTTAACATATGTGGGATCAGCTGTATAGTAGCGTTTGCCATTATATTTGATACTTTTCCCATTTAGATTTATCTCTTCGCTGAAGCCAACTGCTGCCGCCACATGTCCCGGATAATCCAGCAAAATAACATCAAGTCCCAGAATTTCTCTTATCAGATATGCAAAGAGCATCGCTCTGTCCTCACAGTCAGAATACGGATAAAAAACTGTTTCTTCCGGTGTAAGATATTTTTCAAAGCCGAACTGTTCCATATCCGTTTTATACTCAAAAGCTTTCTGAACAAATCTTAATATGATATTAACTGCTTCGACCTCGCTTTTCCCCAAAACCACACTGTTTAAAGATTTTACGACTGCACGTTGAAAACCTGCCGAGGGCGGAGAAACAAGGTAGGCGTTAAGCACTGTTTGAGGGAAGAACCTGTAGTATCCTATATAATTTTGATTGTATATCAGGTTGAAAGAATATTTTTCCCCCGAGTAATTAAAGCTGAATGTTTTAGCAGCACTGTAATTTGCGAAATTTGGATTTTCCGCTCTGAAAAAAGCGAATTTATCTGCTCCTTCATATTTGCCCTCATATGTTTTCAGGCTCGTTATTGTATTTTTTTTAAACAGTGTGTCTACTGCATAATATCGTGTTTTCTCTATTGTAAAATAAGTAACGCCGTACAAGGTATACTTTGACGGTAAAAGCAGATATATCCTGTTGTTTTTGAAACCTATCTTGGCGTCATAACCCAGTTTTGACAAAATATACCACTGCAAGAGGGCTGCTGAATTCTTGTCTTTGTGAATGTTTTTGCTGATGTCTCTTGTGAGCAGGTATGTTCCCCAGTCGTGCAGTTTAAGCATTCGCCTGATATCTGTTATCTGACTTATAAAAGGTTTGTAATCAGCGGTGCTGAGTTTTTTCCAATATTCACTGATTTCTTCGTTATTTACTGTTGTTGGAAAAGTTTCGGCAATATCTTTATCAAAACGTACATAAATTTTTGTGCCGAAAAAATCGAAGACCATTTCCGAGGTTTCCAATGCTTCTTGAGACACTTCTGGATGAGTCACAGGTTTTATCTTTTTAACAGGCTCAGACTCCGGTGGAGTTGGGATTTCTTTCTTTGTAACTTTCGGACTGTCTGGTATATCTTTCGGAGTATGTAGTTTTGCATGAGGAATTTTATCAGGTTTTGGTACTGTATCCGGATCTATCCCTTTGAAAGCATTGAATTCTTTCCATTGTTTTTTCAAAAATTCTGCAAATTCCCTGTCCCTTTCTTCTTTAAAATTTTGGAATTCACCGAACTGCCTATTTATATAGTCTTCAAAAGATTGTTCGGCCGGTGCCGGAATTGCGAATAAAATGAACAGAAAAACAAGAAGAATCTGTTTCTTCATATGCCTCCTCTTTTTGTACATACTGCAGATAATTTTGTGTATATTTAATTTTACATTTATGATTTAAAATAAGCAATTATAAAAATATATTAATAACTGCTTTCTGCATATGAATTGATTAAATATTTAACGACTGCTATAATTCAAAAATCTCTAATATTGAAAAGGAGTATGATATTAATGATGCGCGAAATCTTTGTTTTTATCTCAGTAATTTTAGTAAGCGGGTGTGTGACTGCAGCTAATAATGTAAAGCAGAATTCTTATGAAAGGCAAAACAAAAATGCAAATGAAGCTTTTGAAGAACTCGACAGGGAAACCGGAAATAAATCACCAGCTGAGCAAGAGCTTGAAAAAGTAGAAGAGGAAATGAAGAACAAAAGTAATTTTCAAAAGAAAAATGAACAGGAGAAGTGGAAAACAGATTCTGGTATAAATAATTATCCCGAAAAGAAAAGACCGTATGCTGTGGAGAAGAAAAATCTACCTGACATTGATTTTCCTATGAAGAACGGCAAACCTGTTTGGTTTTTTAATCCTACCTATAACGGTTATCTGGGAGCAGTGGGAGTGGCAAAAAAAATATCGGTAAACGGTGGTTTGGGAGCACAAAAAAAGCTGGCGAAAACACTTGCACAGGCTGAATTGATAAAAATGATTAGAGTTGTAGTAAATACAGAGCTTAAGTCTGAGCGTATTCAGGTATCTTCAGATGTTTATTCCCACTATCATTCCAAATTAAGCTCATTGTCCGTGCACAGCGCCGAAGGTGTTGTAAAGAATGCCGTTGTTAAGGATGTGTGGATAGATGAACAAACGGGCAACTTGTATCTGTGGCTTGTAATGGAGAAGTAAAGGTTGAGTTTAAGAAAGTTGCGTACGCGGTTAATACCTCAACTACCTTAAGTACATCAAATACCTCTAAAACCTTCCCTTCGTCCGTTACGCATCATCCATTACAATTTAATATTGCTATTGACATTATGCTGAAATGCCTTAAATTTTTACTTCTAAAAAAGGCCTTGCACTATTATATTAGTTATGATAAATCACCAAAGCTGAGTGGGTGATCCCACTCATTTTTTTGCTTAATTTAGGCTGGTCGATATGAATAAAACTCACAGACTTATTGAGGAGAAGGTCAAAGGCTTTGCACTCGAAGTATTGCCTGATATAGGGCTGGAGCTTTTTGATGTAACCTTCAGGAGAGAAAATACCGGTCTTGTTTTGAGAGTTACTATTGACGGTGAAGGGTTAGGCCTGCAAGAATGCAGTAAAGTTAGCGGTATCATATCGGAATGGCTGGACGAAAACGATATTGTAGGTTATGATAACTATAATCTTGAGGTTTCGACACCAGGCCTTGACAGACCCCTTAGGAATATCAATGATTTTGTCAGATTCAGAGGGCGTTACTGTAAAGTAGTCTTAAAAGATGCTAAAGAGGCCGGAAGGAAAACGTTGAAAGGCTATATAAACAATGTTGAAGACAGGACGGTGACGATATTTATGAAAAGCAGTAAAAAATATTTTCACATAGATTATGACAATATAAAGAAAGCCAATTTAGAAGTGGAGTTTTAGGAGGAAAGATGAGCAGAGAACTTGCCAAGGTGGCTGATGAGCTTGGTAGAGAGAAGGGATTAAGCCGGGATGATTTGAAAAATGCGCTTACTGAATCTATTGTAGCAGCTGCCGCTAAACGGATAGGCAAATACGGCGAACCGGAAGTTAGTGTAGATCTGGATAGGGGTGAAATCAAAATACATATTCCGAAAGAGGTCGTGGAAGAAGTTGACAGTAAATGGCATGATATACACATTGATGATGCTGTGAAATATAAAGATGATCCTCAGCTTGGGGATATCATATATATTCCGGTAACATTGGAAGATTTGGGAAGACAGGCTGCTCTTGTTGCAAAGCAGAAGCTTATGGAAAAAATCAGGGAAGCAGAGAAAAATATAATTTATCAGGATTTTCAAAATAAGATCGGTGATGTTGTTACGGGAACCGTTCTTAAAACGGAAAGGGACAACATTGTAGTCAACATAGGCAAAACGGAAGCACTTCTGCCTAAACGTGAGAAGATACCGGGGGATTTTTATAACAGAGGTGACTATATAAGAGCTGTACTCCTTGAAATCAGGGTCTACAGAGGGTGGCCGCAGTTGATATTGTCCAGAACACATCCGGATTTTCTTAAGAAGCTGTTCGAAGTTGAAATTCCTGAGGTTTTCGAAGGTATAATTGAAGTTAAAGGGTGTGCCAGAGAGCCCGGTGACAGGGCAAAAGTTTCTGTGTATACGCTGAACAGCAATATAGACCCTGTTGGGGCATGCATAGGTCTTAAAGGTGTCAGGATTAATTCCATAAGCAATGAACTCAGAGGCGAAAAAATAGATGTTATAGAATGGTCACCGGACCCGGTAAGGTATGTATGTAATGCAATTTCTCCTTCACAGGTTTTGCTTACCAATATTTTCGAGGATGAGGAAACTATTGAGGTTGTTGTACCGGATGACCAGCTTTCGCTGGCTATCGGCAAAAGAGGGCAGAATGTGCGCCTTGCCGCTATGCTTACCGGCTGGAGGCTGGATGTACTTAAAGAAAGCGAATATAATGTTATCCGAAAAGAGCGTATGGAGGAGCAGGAGCAGGAAT contains the following coding sequences:
- the fbp gene encoding class 1 fructose-bisphosphatase produces the protein MEKGVTNLSRFLLEEQRKHPEATGEFTILLEQIAFAAKIISSEVNKAGLVNILGKNESTNVHGEEQQKLDVYANRKMIEALDHTGKVCAMASEEDEDIIEIPDKYPKGKYVIVFDPLDGSSNIDVNISIGTIFGIYKRISEGFNGCREDFLQEGNKLVASGYVVYGSSTMFVYTTGVGVNGFTLDPSIGEFLLSHENIRIPEHGKILSINEANYHRWTPEIRDFVEYIKSIKERKYTSRYIGSLVADFHRNLLKGGIFLYPGDKSNPEGKLRLLYEANPMAHIIEQAGGMATDGHKNILDIKPEKLHQKTPLIIGSRFEVETYLKYMKKS
- a CDS encoding LPP20 family lipoprotein; translation: MKKVLYAAMVLIILSFVAAGCGKKAPKPLKHSCLEGAPSWVINPSMEGSITGLGSANIGAAGMQFARTEAIAVARDEIARTISVKVKNMFKNFTQATGVGDEETVDRVAVNVSKQVASQTLSGSVPTKTWVSPCNEYYTLVVLNPGKVEDIVQKNAISSFKNERALWQQFQAKKAHEELEKEIEKEFGDYKN
- the rimP gene encoding ribosome maturation factor RimP, translated to MNKTHRLIEEKVKGFALEVLPDIGLELFDVTFRRENTGLVLRVTIDGEGLGLQECSKVSGIISEWLDENDIVGYDNYNLEVSTPGLDRPLRNINDFVRFRGRYCKVVLKDAKEAGRKTLKGYINNVEDRTVTIFMKSSKKYFHIDYDNIKKANLEVEF
- the nusA gene encoding transcription termination factor NusA, with product MSRELAKVADELGREKGLSRDDLKNALTESIVAAAAKRIGKYGEPEVSVDLDRGEIKIHIPKEVVEEVDSKWHDIHIDDAVKYKDDPQLGDIIYIPVTLEDLGRQAALVAKQKLMEKIREAEKNIIYQDFQNKIGDVVTGTVLKTERDNIVVNIGKTEALLPKREKIPGDFYNRGDYIRAVLLEIRVYRGWPQLILSRTHPDFLKKLFEVEIPEVFEGIIEVKGCAREPGDRAKVSVYTLNSNIDPVGACIGLKGVRINSISNELRGEKIDVIEWSPDPVRYVCNAISPSQVLLTNIFEDEETIEVVVPDDQLSLAIGKRGQNVRLAAMLTGWRLDVLKESEYNVIRKERMEEQEQEFKEFYELYNLENIDILDDTMITKLIEAGIDDVEKLSTSSVDEISLALSIDEAQAIEILNEAIDYLTSKLEELDSEQESETGEDSGMEVETEEEEE